The sequence TGGACCCTCTGCATGCTGATCGCATACGGGCTGTTCGCTCGCGGTGACCAGCAGGCAGCGGGCAACTGGGCACTCGGGATCTTCCTCGTGATGAGCCTGCTGACCGTCGGCACCATCGGCTGCACCCCCGGGAAGCGGCTGCTGAGTCTGCGGGTGGTCGCCGACGACGGCGGGCGGCTCGGGTTCGTGCGCGTGGCCGTGCGGACCGTGCTGCTGCTGCTCGTCATCCCCGCGCTGGTCTGGGACCGCGACGGGCGTGGCCTGCACGACCGGCTGTCGCGGTCCGTCCAGATCCGGATGTGAGCTCCTTTGTCCGCCGCACGTGAGTGGCCCCCCGGGGTGTGTCCGTGTGTGCGTGACGGTGAGCGCCCGCTCCCGAGGAGGGGGCTCCTCGCGGGGCACGTCCGTGTGTGCGCGTGACGGCGAGCGCCCGCTCCCGAGGAGGGGGCTTCTCCCGGGCGTGAGCGGCCTCTCCTGGTGGGCGCCGGGCCACCCCTCCGCGCGGGTGCGGGCACGAGCGGCCTCTCCCTTGCGGACAGGGGAAACGGGGCGGCCCCGGACCGGTGAAGGTCCCGGGGCCGCCCCGTTCACGTAGGTCGCGGTCAGCGCATCTTTCCGCCGCGCGGCATCCGCATGCCCTTCGGCATCGGGCCCTTCGGCAGCGGCATGTTGCTCATCAGGTCGCCCATCGCGCGCAGCCGGTCGTTGGTGGTGGTCACCTGCGGGCCGGTCAGGACGCGGGGGAGCTTCAGCATCTTCGTGCGGACCTTCTTCAGGGGCACCTGGCCCTCGCCGTTGCCGACGATGATGTCGTGCACGGGCACGTCCACCACGATGCGGGCCATCTTCTTCTTCTCGGCCGCCAGCAGGCTCTTCACCCGGTTCGGGTTGCCCTCGGCGACCAGGACGATGCCGGCCTTGCCGACCGCCCGGTGGACGACGTCCTGGCTGCGGTTCATCGCCACCGCGGGGGTGGTCGTCCAGCCGCGTCCGATCCGGTCCAGGACGGCGGCCGCCGCTCCGGGCTGGCCCTCCATCTGTCCGAAGGCCGCCCGCTCGGCGCGTCGGCCGAAGATGATCGCCATCGCGAGGACGGCCAGGACGAAGCCCAGGATGCCCAGATAGACCGGGTGGCCGATCGCGAAGCCGATGCCGAGGAGGACACCGAACGTGACGATTCCGACACCCGCGACGACAAGACCGATCTTGCTGTCGGTCCGCCTGGTCATCTTGTAGGTCAGGGCGATCTGCTTGAGTCGCCCCGCGTTCTCGGCGCTGTCCGCGCCTTCAGTTTTTGCCTTCCTCGCCATGTACTGAAGTTTACGTGGCGAGGGAGCGACCCAGGAACGTGGGAGCGGTCCGGGTACGCGCGAGCGGCCCCGGGACAGGCCCTAGGAACGGTGGCCGGCCACGGCGTCCAGCACGTGCTGGGCCTCCACCCGGTCCTTGGCGCGGCGGCGGTCCTCCAGGACGGCCGTCCAGGCGTTGCGGCGGGCGGTGCGCTGGCCGCCGCTCAGCAGCAGCGACTCGACGGCCCGGAGGGCGGTGGTGACGGACGGAAGGGCGTGGGCGCGGACCGGTGCGGCCTGCATCGTGGTGTTCCCCCTCGGAATGGATGCGCCCGGTGGCGCGGATGAGTGTGGGAAGCAGTGACGGCGGCGGCTGCCGAAGTCGCCGCCGCACGTGTACCCAGGGTCACTGCTCGGTGTTACCAGCGCGTGACCGGGCGGTCAAACACCAATGAATCCCCGATTCCGGTGGAGCGCACGCCGAAGCGGTCCGTACGCGTCCCCCACCTGCGGGGAGCGTCCGGACCGCTTCGGTCATGCGGTGGGGCCGTGGTGGCCGCCCGTGAGCGGATTCACACGGCCGGTGCCGCCTGGGCGCTCCCCGCAGCGGCGGCGCTGCGCGCGTCCATCGCCTGCTGGAAGAGGCGGCCCGCGCGGTACGAGGACCGCACGAGCGGACCCGACATCACGCCGGAGTAGCCGATCGCGTCGGCCTCGTCCTTCAGCTCGACGAACTCGTTCGGCTTCACCCAGCGCTCGACCGGGTGGTGCCGTACGGAGGGGCGCAGGTACTGCGTGATCGTGATGAGTTCGCAACCCGCGTCGTACAGGTCCTGGAGCGCCTCGCTGACTTCCTCGCGGGTCTCGCCCATGCCGAGGATCAGGTTCGACTTGGTCACCAGACCGGCCTCACGGGCCCGGGTGATGACCTCCAGGGAACGCTCGTAGCGGAAGCCGGGGCGGATCCGCTTGAAGATCCGCGGCACCGTCTCCACGTTGTGCGCGAGCACCTCGGGGCGCGAGGAGAAGACCTCGGCGAGCTGCTCGGGCTCCGCGTTGAAGTCGGGGATCAGCAGCTCGACCTTGGTCGCGCCGGCCTCCCGCTCCGCGGTGAGCGTGTGGATCTGGCGGACGGTCTCCGCGTACAGCCAGGCGCCGCCGTCCTCCAGGTCGTCGCGGGCGACGCCGGTGATGGTGGCGTAATTCAGGTCCATCGTGACGACGGACTCGCCGACGCGGCGGGGCTCGTCACGGTCCAGCGCCTGCGGCTTGCCCGTGTCGATCTGGCAGAAGTCGCAGCGCCGGGTGCACTGGTCGCCGCCGATGAGGAAGGTGGCCTCGCGGTCCTCCCAGCACTCGAAGATGTTGGGACAGCCCGCCTCCTGGCAGACCGTGTGCAGGCCCTCGCCCTTCACCAGCTGCTGGAGCTGCTTGTACTCGGGGCCCATCTTCGCCCGCGTTTTGATCCACTCGGGCTTGCGCTCGATGGGGGTCTGGCTGTTCCGGACCTCCAGGCGCAGCATCTTGCGCCCGTCGGGTGCGACAGCGGACACTCCGGCTCCCCTTTGCTCTCTGCTGCGTTGGCTTCGCGTCGGGTTCGCGTGGGATGCGCGAGCGATGCGCGAGGGCTTCACTTTCGATTCTTCGGCGAACACCAGGGTACGCCCCTGCATCGAACGGTCTTACGTCTGGCCAACCTGCGGCCGACGGGGCCTATTCCCCGGCCGATGGTGACCGCCGGGCTACCGACCGGTACGGCCCGGGGTTCCGCGGTGCGTACGGCCGTGGCGCCTCACGCCGGGACCGAAGCCTGCGGTCGTTCGATCTCGCGCGGCGCGAGCTGCGCGTTCTCCAGGATGTCCCGCAGGTGTCTCTCGACGACGGGCAGCACCTCCTCGATCGTGACCTCCCGGCCCAGCTCGCCCGAGAGGGACGTGACCCCGGCGTCCCGGATGCCGCACGGGACGATCCGGTCGAACCAGGTGTTGTCCGGGTTCACGTTGAGCGCGAAGCCGTGCATCGTGACGCCCTTGGCGACCCGGATGCCGATCGCGGCCAGCTTGCGGTCCTCGCGGCGCTGGCCCGCGTTGGACGGGGCGTACTCCGGGCCGTTCAGCCGGGGGTCGAACTCCTCGTCCTGGAGCCTCGGGTCGAAGTCCAGCGAGAGGCCGCCCAGCGCCTGGCGCTGCTCGACCGGGTCGCCGAGCACCCAGACCCCGCTGCGGCCCTCCACCCGGGAGGTCTCCACGCCGAAGTCCGCGGCCGTGCGGATCAGCGCGTCCTCCAGCCGGCGCACGTGCGCGACGACGTCGACCGGGCGCGGCAGCTTCTGGATCGGGTAGCCGACGAGCTGGCCCGGACCGTGCCAGGTGATCTTCCCGCCCCGGTCCACGTCGATGACCGGGGTGCCGTCCAGCGGACGCTCGCTGTCCGCCGTGCGGCGCCCCGCGGTGTAGACGGGCGGGTGTTCCAGGAGCAGACAGGTGTCGGGCACCCGGTCCTCGAACCGGTCCGCGTGCACCTCGCGCTGCTTCTGCCAGGCCTCCGTGTACTCGACGGCCTGTTCGCCGAAGCCCAGACGGACGAACCGCAGCTCGCTCACCGATGCCTCCCTCTGTGGGCCCCGCAGGTCCGGAGGGGTGTCCCCGGGATGACGGTGCCCTGCACTGATCGCGCCCGTATCCACTGTACGACCGTCGCCCGAACAGCCCACCGGCAGGTGGAACGGCCGTCCCCCGGGTGCACCGGTCGCCCTTTCAGGTGTCGGGCGTTTCCGTCAGCTCCGTCCGGAATCCTCACACGATCGGATGAACGTGGAGCAAAGGGTGGCTGTGGCCGCCCCGGTGGCCGCTAAATTCGCGCCGTTCCCATGAGGGCTGCCCGTCCGGCCCCGAAGGCAGGAGACCGTACAGCTGATGTCGGAACGACCCTCACAGCGCACGCCCAACCGCCGACTCGCCTCGCTCATCGCGGAAGCCGGGTTCTCCCACGCGGGCCTCGCCCGCCGGGTCGATCAGCTCGGCCTCGAACACGGCCTCGACCTGCGGTACGACAAGACCTCGGTCACCCGCTGGCTCCGCGGGCAGCAGCCGCGCGGCACCACCCCCGCGCTGATCGCCGAGGTGTTCACCCGACGGCTCGGACGGCGGCTCTCCGCGCAGGATCTGGGGCTCGACGCCTGCGCACCCGTCTACGCGGGGCTGGAGTTCGCCGCCACCCCCGCCGAGGCGGTCGACATCGTCAGCGGTCTGTGGCGCAAGGACTCCGGTACGCACACCGAGCTGCGCAAGATCGCCTTCACCCCCGCCGGACTCGTCGTCCCCAGCCGGGACTGGCTGATCGGCAGGGCCGACGAGTGGGTGGCCCGGGACGGCGGAGCCGCCCGCCGCGCCGGAACAGAGGCCGGGGTCCCCGGGCCGGGGCGCATGGACCCGGGGCGTACGGACGGGGCATCGCGCACCGAGGCCCGCGTCCTGTCGCGCCCGCCCGCCGCAACGCAGCGGCCCGTCCCGTCGGGGCCCGCCGCCACGCACCCGCCCGCCACGCACCCGCCCGCCGCCGGGGCGCACCCGGGGCGGTCCGCTGCCCGTGGTCCCGCGCCAGCGCCAGACGGACCGCGGCCCCGGCCAGCGGGTCGGTGCGGGGGACGTCGCCGCGCTGCGCTCGGTCGGCGAGCTCTTCCGCACCCTGGACCACACCTACGGCGGCGGGCACGCGCGGCAGGCCCTCGTGCGCTATCTGGAGCACGAGGCCGAGCCGATGCTCCGGGGCACCTACGGCGAGACGACCGGGCGGCGGCTGTTCGCCGCGGTCGCCGAGCTGACCCGGCTGGCCGGCTGGACCTCGTACGACATCGCCGCCCACGGCCTCGCCCAGCGCTACTTCGTCCAGGCGCTCCGGCTCGCCCAGGCCGCCGGGGACCGCGGATACGGCGCCTACGTGCTGCTCACGATGAGCCGCCAGGCGGTCTACCTCGGGCACGGCCGGGAAGCCGTCCAGCTCGCCCGGGTCGCCCAGCAGGGCATCGGCTCGGCCGCCCCGTCCCTCGTGCAGGCGCTGCTGCACGCGGTCGAGGCGCGTGGCCACGCGGTGCTCGGCGAGGCGCGCTCCGCCACCGCAGCCCTGACCCGGGCCGAACACGCCCTGGAGAGCGCGCGCCCCGGCGACGAGGTGCCGCACTGGGCCCGCGGCTTCGACGAGGCGCAGCTCGCCGACGAGCTGGGCCACTGCCACCGCGATCTCCAGCAGTACCGGGCCGCCGCCCAGCACGCCGAGCGCTCGCTGGAGCTGCGCCCCCCGGCGTACGCCCGCAGCAGACTGTTCTGCCGGGTGGTCCTCGCCTCGGCCCGCCTCGGCCTCGGCGAGCTGGAACAGGCCTGCCGGCTCGGTGCGGAGGCGGCCCAGCAGGCGGCCGAGATGCGCTCGGTGCGCGCCACGGAGTACGTCCGCGCCTTCGAGCGCAGCCTGGAGCCCTTTAGGGACGCGGTCGCCGTACGCGGCTACCGCGACCGGGTCGCGGCCCTCGGCTGAGCCGCCGCAACCACGGTGGCCCGGCTTCCGGCGGCCCGGCCGCACGGGGTCCCGTCCCGCGGCGGTCCCGGCCCATGGCGGTCCCGGCCCCTCACGCGGCCCGGGGCAGGCTCCCCTCGGGTGTGCCCGGCAGGCCCAGGTCGGTGAGGATCGCCCCGGCCGCCCGGCGGCCCGAGTGCAGCGCGCCCTGGACGGTGCTCGTGTCGCGGTGGTCGCCGCACACGTACAGCCCGGCCAGCACCCGCACCGGGCGGCGCGGATCGTGCGGCGCCTCCATCGCCGGCACCGCCTCCGGGTCGTGGTGGGCCGCCAGCAGCTCCCAGCCGTCCGTGGCCACGCCGTACAGCGCCGCCAGGTGCGTCAGCACCGAGCGGTCCAGGTCCGGCGGCGGTGTCCCGAGCACCACCGAGGTGATCAGCGTCCGGCCCTCCGGCGCGCGCGAGGGATCGACCTCGCTCATCACCGAGGTGTACGCCACCGGGCCCGACCGGTCGCCGTCCAGCACCAGCGACCTGCCCGTGGGCGGTGGAGCGGGCGCGGTGTGGTGAAGGACCGTCACCGGGTGGAAGGACGGCACCCGCAGCCCGGGAAGCAGCTCGGCCGCCGCCCCCGCACCGGTCGCCAGCAGCAGGGAGCGGCACCTCAGTTCGCCGTGCTCCTTGGTGCGTACGGAGGTGATGCCGGCGGCCGTCACATGCACCCCGGTCCGGACCGTGCCCGCCGGCAGCGCGGCCGCCAGCAGCTCCGGCAACGCGGCCGATCCGCCCGCCGGAACACACAGCCCGCCGCGCGCGTAGTCCCGCAGCGCCAGATCGGCGGAGCGGCTCGACGTGGTGAGGCCGGGGTCGCTGAGCAGCGCGGCGAGCAGCGGGCGCAGGATGCCGTCCACCGTGCGGCCGGGCAGCCCCACCCCGGCCAGGGCCTCGGCGGCCGTTCGCTCCGGCCGGGCCAGCAGCCGGGCCTCCGGTGTGAGGGCCAGCCGGTGCAGCGCCGCGCCCAGCCGGGCCCGGTCGATCGCGCCGGTCACCACGCCGCCCCGGCCGCCGCCGCGTGCCGGGGTGCCCGGTTCGTGCCCGTGGACGCCCTGCACCGAACCGGCGGCGTCGGAGGCGGCGGACGTCACGGAAGCCCGGAGGGCGCGGGGCGTGCGCGGGGTGCGCTGAGCCCAGGGGGCGTTCGATCGGGAGCGCGCCGCTTTGAGTGCGCCCCTCGCGCTCCGTATGTCGCCGGTGAGATGACGGCGGCCCTCGCTGTGGACCAGGACCCCCGGTGCGAACTCCCGCAACTCCGGGGCGCCGAGGCCCGGGGTGCCGGTCAGCTCGGGCCAGGCGGCGCAGAGCAGCGGGCCGAGGCGGTCGAGCCGGAACCCGTCCACCGCGTCGGTGGCGAGCCGGCCGCCCACCCGGGGCGCGGCCTCCAGGACACGGACGCCGAGCCCCGCCCCGGTCAGCAGGTGGGCCGCTGAGAGGCCGGCTGTTCCGGCCCCGATGATGATCACGTCTGCGTGATGTGCCGTGCTGCGCACGTGCCCCTCCCCGAGTCGGTGCGACTGGTGGGGGGTTATTGCCCCCAACAGGTCCCCGGAAAGCCGGAGTTCGCATCGAGGCTAGGAGGATGGCTGATACTGGGTCAGACGCGCGCCGGGGAGCACCGGGGCACGGGGTCGCACACCGGGAGCCCGTGCCCCCTACGGCCCGGGTTCCCCGCGCTCGGTGACGCGGGTCAGCAGACGCGCGGTGGCCTCGGGAGCTTCGAGCATCATGTCGTGGCCGGCCGGGACGGAGCGGATGTCCCAGCCGTGGGCCCGCGCCCTGTCCAGCGACGGTCCGAGGCCGGGCAGCGGCGGCCGGGTGTGCTCCACGTAGGCCGTCGGAAGCCCGGCGAGCGGGCCGGGATCGAAGTCGACGGCGTCCGTCTGGCAGCGCAGCGGGAAGTCGGTGAGCCGGGGCGCAGCCCAGGCCCTCAGCGCCTCGTCCGTGATGCCCCACTGGGTGAGGAAGGAGGCGTCGGCCGGCAGATACCAGCCCTCGCCCTCCGCGGCGGCCAGGGCGCGGTACCGGTCCGCCGTCGCGGGCGGCTCGACGTCCAGCAGGCACTCGCCGGGCCGGACCACGAACGCCCCGAGGAAGGTGACCGAGGCGATGCGCCCGGCCGCCCGCTCGGCCACCGGACCCGCCAGGACGCCGGCGTAGCTGTGCAGGACCAGGTGCGCCGCGTCGAGATCCTCGTAGTGGAGGAGGCCGGCCACGTCCTGCACGTGCGTGGCGACGCCGACGTCCGGGGTGAGAAGGTGACGGTGCTCGCCCTGCCCGGTCAGGCTGGGCGTGAACACCCGGTGACCGGCCCGGGAGAGCAGGTCGCGCACGAAGCGCCAGCACCATCCGCCGTGCATGGCCCCATGGACCAGGACGTAGTCGCCCATGACATCCCACCTCGGTCCGGATAAATGCCGCCAATCGGCACTTTAGGTGCAGATCGCCCCACAGGTGCGATGCCGGCGGCCGGGCGGCCGGTTCAGCGCAGCGCGGCGCGGATCGCCCCGTCGATGTCGGGGAAGGCGAACGAGAAGCCGGAGTCCAGCAGCTTCGCCGGGATCACCCGCTGGCTGCCCAGCACGTCCTGGGCGAACTCCCCGAGCACGAGCTTGAGCGCGGGCGCCGGCGCGGGGAACAGGGTGGGACGGCGCAGGACCCGGCCCATCGCCGCGGTCACCTCGGCGTTGGTGACCGGCCGTGGCCCGGTCAGGTTCACCGGGCCGGTCAGCGACGGTGTGTCCAGGATGTGGCGCAGCGCCGCGACGTGGTCGTGCAGGGCGATGAAGCTCCAGTACTGGCGGCCGTTGCCCAGCTTCCCGCCGAGACCCGCCTTGAACAGCGGGAAGAGCCGCCCCCAGGCACCGCCCTCGCGCGCGACGACCAGCCCGGTCCGGGCGTGGACCGTGCGCACCCCCGCCTCCTCGGCGGCGGCGGTGGCCGCCTCCCACTCCTCGCAGACCGACGGCAGGAACCCGTCCCCGGGCGGTGCGCCCTCGTCCACCGGGGAGCTCCCGGTGTCGCCGTAGAAGCCGATGGCGGACCCGGAGAGCAGGACGCGGGGCGGGGTGTCGAGCGAGGCGACGGCCTCGGCGACGGCGGCGGTCCCCAGGACCCGGCTGTCGCGGATCTCCCGCTTGTAGGCCTCGGTCCAGCGGTGGTCGCCCACTCCGGCACCGGCCAGGTGCACGATCGCGTCGCAGCCGACGAGGCCGGCCACGTCCACGTAACCCCGCCGGGGGTCCCACTCGACCTCGTCGCCGGTTCTGGCGGGACGGCGCACCAGGCGGGCCACCTCGTGCCCGTCGGCGCGCAGCGAGCGCACCAGCGCCGCTCCGATGAGTCCGGACGATCCGCTGACAGCGATACGGGAGCTCGGCATGGGCCCATCCTGCCCCAGGAAACGCTTCGAACACCGGGAACACTCCATGACACAGTGACCTCATGGCCGCCCCCGCACTCCGCCCCGTCCGCCCCGCCGTCCTCGCCGACGACGCCACACTCGCCGAACTCGACCGGTCCACCTGGTCCACGCTGCACGCGGTCCTGCCGCGGCCGGTGCCGCCGTACGAGCCCTTCTTCGACGAGGGGCACGTGCCCGAGGACGTCCTCGTGGCGGAGGCGGAGACCGCGGACGGTCGGGTGGCCGTCGCCGGGTACATCCGTCTCGTCCCGCCCACCCCGCTCGCCGCCAACGCCCACGTCCGCCAGATACGGGGCCTCGCCGTGGCGGCCTGGGCGCGCGGGGCCGGAGTGGGGCGGACCCTGCTGCGGGCCGCGTTCGCCGAGGCCCGCCGCCAGGGCGCCAACCGGATCACGTTGCGGGTGCTCGGCCACAACACCCCGGCCCGCGCGCTCTACGCCTCCGAGGGCTTCGCCGTCGAAGGGGTGCTGCCCGGGGAGTTCTTCCTGAACGGGGAGTACGTCGACGACGTCTGCATGGGCCGCTCGCTCGGCCCCGCCTGACGGAGCTCCGGCTCAGCGCGGCCCGAAGCGGTCCCACAGCTCGGGGAAGCGGGCGGCGAGCGCTCGCTCGTCCTCGAAGTCGACGGGCGAGCCCAGCGGCTCGGCGGGCTGCGGCGGCAGCCCCAGGTCCGGCGCGACCAGCCCGGTGAGCTGCTCGTACGCCTCGTCGGCCGCGTAGCCCAGTTCCTCGCCGTCGCCGTCGATCTCCTCGTCGAAGTCGTCCAGCAGCTCCGCCAGGTCGTCCGGATCGTGCAACGCCCCCTCGAACACCTCCCGGCCCTGGCCGATCAGCCAGCAGCGGAACCAGTCGAAGGCGTCGTCGCTAGCCCCGCCCAGCAGCACGGCCGCGGCCCCCCACAGGTCCCAGGCGTAGGCGCGGTTGTAGCGGGCCTCGAAGTGCCGGGCGAAGTCCAGCACGGAATCGGGATCGAGCTGCGTCAGCCGTTCCACCAGCAGGTCGGCGTGGTCCTCGGGGTCGCCGTCGGCGGCCTCGCGGGTGCTGTCGATGATCTCCCAGAATTCCGTTTCGTCCATCACGGGTCCAGCATCCAGCCTGCGGGAGGCTCCCGCACGCGCAGACGCCGAAATGAAGCCTTTCAGCGATACAACTCGCGCAGGCGTTCGGCCGCTTCGGTGAACCGCGCCCGCAGCTCCTCGGGCGCCACCACCTCCAACTCGGGTCCCAGCGTCAGCAGCTGGCCGTACGCGACGTCCAGCGACTCCACCGGCAGTGTGAGCGTGCGCCACCCGTCCGGGCCGGGTTCTGAGGCCGCCGCGAGCGCCGCCGCGGCCGCCGCCCGGTCGCCGGCGTACACGAGCATCCGCCCACCGCGCTCGGACACCCGTACGGTCACCTCCGTCCGCAGCAGGGACCGGGCGAACCCGGCGGCCCGCTCCGCCCAGAACCCGGGCAGGTCGAAGCCCTCGTCCCGCTCGAAGCGTTCGCCGGCCGCCTCCACGGCGGTGAACCGGTCGATCCGGTAGACCCGGAAGTCCTCGCCCGCACGGGCGCAGAGATACCAGATCCCCGCCTTGAGGACGAGGCCGTACGGAGCGAGCTCCCGCGCCACCTCCGTACCGGCATGGCCGCTACCGCCGCCCCGGCGGTAGCGGACCCGCAGCAGCCGGTCGTCCCAGACCGCGTCGGCGATCGCGGGCAGCAGTCCGGGGGTCTGAGGCTCGTGGTACCAGGAGGGCGCGTCCAGGTGGAAGCGGCGGGCGGCGGAGGAAGAGGCGTCGCGCAGGGAGGGCATGAGCGCCGCCGACACCTTGAGGCGCGCGGCCGACGCCGCGTCCTCCAGGCCCATCTCGCGCAGCGCGGCGGGCAGCCCGGAGAGGAACAGCGCCTCCGCCTCGTCCCGGGCGAGACCGGTCAGCCGCGTGCGGTAGCCGCCGACGAGCCGGTAGCCGCCGGTCCGGCCGCGCTCCGCGTACACCGGGACGCCCGCGTCGGACAGGGCCTGCGCGTCCCGGGTGACCGTACGCTCCGACACCTCCAGCTCGGCCGCCAGCTCGGCGGCGGTCATCGCGGGGCGGGCCTGCAGAAGCAGCACCATCTTGATCAGCAGGGCAGCGCGCATGCGCCCATTGTGGCGGCAGGGCGGACACCCGCCGCGCCGGGAACGCAGCCGGAAGGCGTGAACGCCGAAGGCCCCGGCCGCCGGGCGGACGCGCTGTCGGACGCGTCCGCCCGGTGACCGGGGCCCTCGGCAGGGTGTACGGGAGCGGGATCAGAGCCCGTAGCGCTCCCGGGCCTCCTTGACCGCGGAGGCCGGGACCTCGCCGCGCTTGGCGAGCTGGGCCAGCGAGGCCACCACGATCGACGGGGCGTCGACGCCGAAGTGGCGGCGGGCCGCCTCGCGGGTGTCGGAGAGGCCGAAACCGTCCGTCCCGAGCGAGGACCAGTCCTGCTCCACCCACTGGCTGATCTGGTCCGGGACCTGGCGCATCCAGTCGCTGACCGCGAGCACCGGGCCCGGGGCGCCGGAGAGCGCCTGCGTCACGTACGGCACCTGCTGCTCACCGCGCAGCAGCGCCTCGTCGGCCGCCAGCGCGTCGCGGCGCAGCTCGCCCCACGAGGTGGCGGACCAGACGTCGGCCGTGACGCCCCAGTCGGCGGCCAGCAGCTCCTGGGCCTCCAGGGCCCAGTGGATGGCCGTACCGGAGGCCAGCAGCTGGAGACGCGGCGCGTCCGCCGGGGCCGGCGCGCCCTCCTTGAAGCGGTACAGGCCCTTGACGATGCCCTCCTCGACGCCCTCGGGCATCGCGGGCTGGGGCTTCGGCTCGTTGTAGACCGTCAGGTAGTAGAAGACGTCCTCGGCGTCGGGGCCGTACATCCGGCGCAGACCGTCCTTGACGATCACCGCCACCTCGTACGCGAACGCCGGGTCGTAGTTGAGCGAGGCCGGGTTGGTGGCCGCGATCAGGTGCGAGTGGCCGTCCGCGTGCTGGAGGCCCTCACCCGTCAGGGTCGTACGGCCCGCCGTGGCGCCGACGATGAAGCCCTTGCCGAGCTGGTCGGCGAGCTGCCACATCTGGTCGCCGGTCCGCTGCCAGCCGAACATCGAGTAGAAGATGTAGAACGGGATCATCGTCTCGCCGTGCGTCGCGTACGACGTGGCGGCGGCGATGAAGTCGGCCATGGCCCCGGCCTCGGTGATCCCCTCGTTGAGGATCTGGCCGTCCCGGGCCTCCTTGTAGTACATCAGCTGGTCGCGGTCGACCGGCTCGTACGTCTGGCCCAGCGGCGAGTAGATCCCGGCCGACGGGAACAGCGACTCCATACCGAAGGTACGGGCCTCGTCCGGGACGATCGGCACCCAGCGCTTGCCGGTCTCCTTGTCCCGCATCAGGTCCTTCACCAGGCGGACGAACGCCATGGTGGTGGCCATCTCCTGCTTGCCGGACCCCTTGTACAGCGCCTTGTACGCGCGCTCCTCGGGCTGCGGCAGCGGCGCGGAGGCGTGCAGCCTGCGGGCCGGGGCCGGACCGCCGAGCGCGGCGCGGCGCTCCTGGAGATAGCGGACCTCGGGGGAGTCGGCGCCGGGGTGGCCGTAGGGGACCAGACCGTCCTGGAAGGCGCTGTCGGGGATCGGGAGGCCGAGCAGCTCGCGCATGCCCTTGAACTCGTCGACCGACAGCTTCTTCATCTGGTGGTTGGCGTTCTTGGACTCGAAGCCCTTGCCGAGCGTGTAGCCCTTGACCGTCTGGGCCAGGATCACGGTCGGAGCACCCTTGTGCTCCACGGCCGCCTTGTACGCCGCGTAGACCTTGCGGGCCTCGTGGCCGCCGCGCGAGGTGTAGAAGCACTCGGCGATCTTCGCGTCGGTGAGCAGTTTCGCCAGCTCGACGAGGGCG is a genomic window of Streptomyces sp. YPW6 containing:
- a CDS encoding GNAT family N-acetyltransferase, giving the protein MAAPALRPVRPAVLADDATLAELDRSTWSTLHAVLPRPVPPYEPFFDEGHVPEDVLVAEAETADGRVAVAGYIRLVPPTPLAANAHVRQIRGLAVAAWARGAGVGRTLLRAAFAEARRQGANRITLRVLGHNTPARALYASEGFAVEGVLPGEFFLNGEYVDDVCMGRSLGPA
- a CDS encoding RDD family protein yields the protein MGADFGYRGKGLGLPEEGPGSIAPLGRRFGAVFFDWTLCMLIAYGLFARGDQQAAGNWALGIFLVMSLLTVGTIGCTPGKRLLSLRVVADDGGRLGFVRVAVRTVLLLLVIPALVWDRDGRGLHDRLSRSVQIRM
- a CDS encoding FAD-dependent oxidoreductase, which gives rise to MRSTAHHADVIIIGAGTAGLSAAHLLTGAGLGVRVLEAAPRVGGRLATDAVDGFRLDRLGPLLCAAWPELTGTPGLGAPELREFAPGVLVHSEGRRHLTGDIRSARGALKAARSRSNAPWAQRTPRTPRALRASVTSAASDAAGSVQGVHGHEPGTPARGGGRGGVVTGAIDRARLGAALHRLALTPEARLLARPERTAAEALAGVGLPGRTVDGILRPLLAALLSDPGLTTSSRSADLALRDYARGGLCVPAGGSAALPELLAAALPAGTVRTGVHVTAAGITSVRTKEHGELRCRSLLLATGAGAAAELLPGLRVPSFHPVTVLHHTAPAPPPTGRSLVLDGDRSGPVAYTSVMSEVDPSRAPEGRTLITSVVLGTPPPDLDRSVLTHLAALYGVATDGWELLAAHHDPEAVPAMEAPHDPRRPVRVLAGLYVCGDHRDTSTVQGALHSGRRAAGAILTDLGLPGTPEGSLPRAA
- the lipA gene encoding lipoyl synthase translates to MSAVAPDGRKMLRLEVRNSQTPIERKPEWIKTRAKMGPEYKQLQQLVKGEGLHTVCQEAGCPNIFECWEDREATFLIGGDQCTRRCDFCQIDTGKPQALDRDEPRRVGESVVTMDLNYATITGVARDDLEDGGAWLYAETVRQIHTLTAEREAGATKVELLIPDFNAEPEQLAEVFSSRPEVLAHNVETVPRIFKRIRPGFRYERSLEVITRAREAGLVTKSNLILGMGETREEVSEALQDLYDAGCELITITQYLRPSVRHHPVERWVKPNEFVELKDEADAIGYSGVMSGPLVRSSYRAGRLFQQAMDARSAAAAGSAQAAPAV
- the lipB gene encoding lipoyl(octanoyl) transferase LipB encodes the protein MSELRFVRLGFGEQAVEYTEAWQKQREVHADRFEDRVPDTCLLLEHPPVYTAGRRTADSERPLDGTPVIDVDRGGKITWHGPGQLVGYPIQKLPRPVDVVAHVRRLEDALIRTAADFGVETSRVEGRSGVWVLGDPVEQRQALGGLSLDFDPRLQDEEFDPRLNGPEYAPSNAGQRREDRKLAAIGIRVAKGVTMHGFALNVNPDNTWFDRIVPCGIRDAGVTSLSGELGREVTIEEVLPVVERHLRDILENAQLAPREIERPQASVPA
- a CDS encoding alpha/beta hydrolase, with the translated sequence MGDYVLVHGAMHGGWCWRFVRDLLSRAGHRVFTPSLTGQGEHRHLLTPDVGVATHVQDVAGLLHYEDLDAAHLVLHSYAGVLAGPVAERAAGRIASVTFLGAFVVRPGECLLDVEPPATADRYRALAAAEGEGWYLPADASFLTQWGITDEALRAWAAPRLTDFPLRCQTDAVDFDPGPLAGLPTAYVEHTRPPLPGLGPSLDRARAHGWDIRSVPAGHDMMLEAPEATARLLTRVTERGEPGP
- a CDS encoding DUF4191 domain-containing protein, whose protein sequence is MARKAKTEGADSAENAGRLKQIALTYKMTRRTDSKIGLVVAGVGIVTFGVLLGIGFAIGHPVYLGILGFVLAVLAMAIIFGRRAERAAFGQMEGQPGAAAAVLDRIGRGWTTTPAVAMNRSQDVVHRAVGKAGIVLVAEGNPNRVKSLLAAEKKKMARIVVDVPVHDIIVGNGEGQVPLKKVRTKMLKLPRVLTGPQVTTTNDRLRAMGDLMSNMPLPKGPMPKGMRMPRGGKMR
- a CDS encoding DUF4240 domain-containing protein, which gives rise to MDETEFWEIIDSTREAADGDPEDHADLLVERLTQLDPDSVLDFARHFEARYNRAYAWDLWGAAAVLLGGASDDAFDWFRCWLIGQGREVFEGALHDPDDLAELLDDFDEEIDGDGEELGYAADEAYEQLTGLVAPDLGLPPQPAEPLGSPVDFEDERALAARFPELWDRFGPR
- a CDS encoding TIGR01777 family oxidoreductase; amino-acid sequence: MPSSRIAVSGSSGLIGAALVRSLRADGHEVARLVRRPARTGDEVEWDPRRGYVDVAGLVGCDAIVHLAGAGVGDHRWTEAYKREIRDSRVLGTAAVAEAVASLDTPPRVLLSGSAIGFYGDTGSSPVDEGAPPGDGFLPSVCEEWEAATAAAEEAGVRTVHARTGLVVAREGGAWGRLFPLFKAGLGGKLGNGRQYWSFIALHDHVAALRHILDTPSLTGPVNLTGPRPVTNAEVTAAMGRVLRRPTLFPAPAPALKLVLGEFAQDVLGSQRVIPAKLLDSGFSFAFPDIDGAIRAALR